One Streptomyces sp. SAI-135 DNA segment encodes these proteins:
- a CDS encoding glutamine amidotransferase → MSDNQLRIVWIYPDLLSTYGDQGNALVIERRARQRGLDVARLDVRSDQPIPTSGDIYLIGGGEDRPQRLAAERLRRDGGLHRAVGNGAIVFSVCAGYQILGHEFINDLGQREPGLGLLDVVSVRGEGERCVGDVLADIDPRLGLPPLTGFENHQGVTHLGPTARPFANVKLGKGNGTGDGTEGAYNDTVFGTYMHGPVLARNPLIADLLLKLALDVNALPPTDDRWYEALRNERITAAQQPA, encoded by the coding sequence GTGAGCGACAACCAACTGCGGATCGTCTGGATCTACCCCGACCTGCTCAGCACCTACGGCGACCAGGGCAACGCCCTCGTCATCGAGCGCCGGGCCCGCCAGCGCGGCCTCGACGTGGCCCGCCTGGACGTGCGCAGCGACCAGCCGATCCCGACCTCCGGCGACATCTACCTGATCGGCGGCGGCGAGGACCGGCCCCAGCGGCTGGCGGCCGAGCGGCTGCGCCGGGACGGCGGTCTGCACCGGGCCGTGGGCAACGGCGCGATCGTCTTCTCGGTGTGCGCCGGATACCAGATCCTCGGCCACGAGTTCATCAACGACCTCGGCCAGCGCGAGCCGGGCCTCGGTCTGCTCGACGTGGTCTCGGTGCGCGGCGAGGGCGAGCGCTGCGTCGGTGACGTGCTCGCCGACATCGACCCGCGGCTCGGCCTGCCCCCGCTGACCGGCTTCGAGAACCACCAGGGCGTCACCCATCTCGGCCCCACCGCCCGCCCCTTCGCCAACGTCAAGCTGGGCAAGGGCAACGGCACCGGGGACGGCACGGAGGGCGCGTACAACGACACGGTGTTCGGCACGTACATGCACGGGCCCGTGCTCGCGCGCAACCCGCTGATCGCCGACCTGCTGCTCAAGCTGGCGCTCGACGTGAACGCGCTGCCGCCGACCGACGACCGCTGGTACGAGGCCCTGCGCAACGAGCGCATCACCGCCGCGCAGCAGCCCGCCTGA
- a CDS encoding histidine kinase, translating into MSGFLAGLCVAILPLLAAGFWLGRRTARPQTLGGLGTPVEHATFETLHTASLAAPPLRAGLTEETARKSARRLRSLLGTDALCLTDQKQVLVWDGVGGHHRTEIMERLAGPLETGRGEAFPLTCATPDCPVRWAVVAPLTVDERVHGALVACAPRESAVLVRAAGEVARWVSVQLELADLDQSRTRLIEAEIKALRAQISPHFIFNSLAVIASFVRTDPERARELLLEFADFTRYSFRRHGDFTTLADELHAIDHYLALVRARFGDRLAVTLQIAPEVLPVALPFLCLQPLVENAIKHGLEGKTEKCHLQITAQDAGAEALVVIEDDGAGMDPVLLRRILAGEVSPSGGIGLSNVDDRLRQVYGDSYGLVIETAVGAGMKITARLPKYQPGVHSAGRLTGG; encoded by the coding sequence ATGAGCGGCTTCCTGGCCGGGCTGTGCGTGGCGATCCTCCCGCTGCTCGCCGCCGGCTTCTGGCTCGGCCGGCGCACCGCCCGCCCGCAGACCCTGGGCGGCCTCGGCACCCCCGTCGAGCACGCCACCTTCGAGACCCTGCACACCGCTTCCCTGGCCGCGCCCCCGCTGCGGGCCGGCCTGACCGAGGAGACCGCCCGCAAGTCGGCGCGCCGGCTGCGCTCGCTGCTTGGCACGGACGCGCTGTGCCTCACCGACCAGAAGCAGGTCCTGGTCTGGGACGGCGTGGGCGGCCACCACCGCACCGAGATCATGGAACGCCTCGCGGGCCCGCTGGAGACCGGCCGCGGCGAGGCCTTCCCGCTCACCTGCGCCACCCCCGACTGCCCGGTCCGCTGGGCGGTCGTAGCCCCGCTCACCGTCGACGAGCGCGTCCACGGCGCCCTGGTCGCCTGCGCGCCCCGCGAGTCGGCGGTGCTCGTCCGCGCCGCCGGGGAGGTCGCCCGCTGGGTGAGCGTCCAGCTCGAACTGGCCGACCTGGACCAGTCCCGCACCCGGCTGATCGAGGCCGAGATCAAGGCACTGCGGGCCCAGATCTCCCCGCACTTCATCTTCAACTCGCTCGCGGTGATCGCCAGTTTCGTCCGCACCGACCCCGAGCGGGCCCGTGAACTCCTCCTCGAATTCGCCGACTTCACCCGCTACTCGTTCCGCAGACACGGCGACTTCACCACCCTCGCCGACGAACTGCACGCCATCGACCACTACTTGGCGCTGGTGCGGGCACGCTTCGGCGACCGCCTCGCCGTCACCCTCCAGATCGCCCCGGAGGTGCTGCCGGTCGCCCTGCCGTTCCTGTGCCTTCAGCCGCTGGTCGAGAACGCCATCAAGCACGGACTGGAGGGCAAGACCGAGAAGTGCCACCTCCAGATCACCGCCCAGGACGCCGGCGCGGAAGCCCTCGTCGTCATCGAGGACGACGGCGCCGGAATGGACCCGGTCCTGCTCCGCCGCATCCTCGCGGGCGAGGTCAGCCCCTCGGGCGGCATCGGACTGTCCAACGTCGACGACCGGCTGCGCCAGGTGTACGGCGACTCCTACGGCCTCGTCATCGAGACCGCCGTGGGCGCGGGCATGAAGATCACCGCCCGGCTGCCCAAGTACCAGCCGGGCGTGCACTCGGCGGGCCGCCTCACGGGCGGCTGA
- a CDS encoding PASTA domain-containing protein, whose product MTLRAFMHRITVPVIFSLLLTLLLSGCGKGNPLTVVKAAAVGVPSLAPFFAENSGLGRDAATVRSQPVRGSLQQGDTPGLYGGSKQPTICDVAGLERFLTDPRNHRKAQAWADVLHIGTDGIPEYLDRLTPVLLRHDTLVRNHDYKKEKAVPYNSLLQAGIAILVDEQGLPAVKCSCGNPLRPFEGDTGRISVRFEDGNKKWAGYEPESVVAVKPAPRKLERVALVDVQEPSRGINRPVGTTGEKDTAFDAKKRRTVPDLTGRTFARASRELIEAGLAAGYAGQRAPLGDARVTAIDPPAGTELPFGRYVTLTVAGDGTGGSGGASGPTTAPPPPSGPHVSSPGTPPPSSSGPSGSAGSPGSSSAPPSSAPPSSAGGRPGASSAPPSSSAPAPGSSSPDRGSGPPTATPKTSSAAPPPPPPPSTTGAPASSAPATSAPATSAPATSAPATGGPVTGGPVTGGPSTTVAT is encoded by the coding sequence ATGACACTTCGCGCGTTTATGCACAGGATCACCGTGCCGGTGATTTTCTCGCTGCTGCTGACGCTGCTGCTGAGCGGCTGCGGGAAAGGAAATCCACTGACGGTGGTCAAGGCCGCCGCCGTCGGTGTGCCCTCGCTCGCACCGTTCTTCGCCGAGAACAGCGGGCTGGGCAGGGACGCCGCCACCGTGCGGTCGCAGCCCGTGCGGGGAAGTCTCCAGCAGGGGGACACACCCGGCCTGTACGGCGGCAGCAAGCAGCCGACCATCTGTGACGTCGCCGGACTCGAACGATTCCTCACCGATCCCAGGAATCACAGAAAAGCACAGGCGTGGGCCGACGTACTGCACATCGGCACGGACGGCATACCGGAATATCTGGATCGACTCACACCGGTTCTGCTGCGTCACGACACGCTTGTCAGGAACCACGACTACAAGAAGGAAAAGGCCGTCCCGTACAACTCCTTGCTCCAGGCGGGAATCGCGATTCTCGTCGATGAACAAGGGCTTCCGGCTGTGAAGTGCTCGTGCGGAAATCCACTGCGGCCCTTCGAGGGCGACACCGGCCGGATTTCCGTCCGGTTCGAGGACGGCAACAAGAAGTGGGCGGGATACGAGCCTGAGTCCGTGGTGGCCGTGAAGCCCGCACCGCGGAAACTGGAACGGGTCGCTCTCGTGGATGTCCAGGAACCCTCCCGAGGCATCAACCGCCCGGTCGGCACCACCGGGGAGAAGGACACCGCCTTCGACGCGAAGAAGCGGCGCACCGTGCCGGACCTCACCGGGCGGACCTTCGCCCGGGCGAGCCGGGAACTGATCGAGGCCGGACTGGCGGCCGGGTACGCGGGTCAGCGGGCGCCCTTGGGGGACGCGCGGGTCACGGCCATCGATCCGCCCGCGGGGACCGAGCTGCCGTTCGGGCGGTACGTGACGCTGACCGTGGCCGGGGACGGCACGGGCGGCTCCGGCGGCGCGAGCGGGCCGACGACCGCTCCCCCGCCACCGTCCGGGCCGCACGTGTCGTCCCCGGGTACGCCGCCGCCGTCGTCGTCGGGGCCCTCGGGCTCGGCCGGGTCGCCGGGGTCGTCCTCGGCGCCGCCGTCCTCGGCGCCGCCGTCCTCGGCCGGCGGCAGGCCCGGTGCCTCCTCGGCGCCGCCGTCGTCGAGTGCGCCGGCGCCGGGCTCGTCCTCGCCCGACAGGGGGAGCGGTCCGCCGACCGCCACCCCGAAGACCAGCAGCGCGGCCCCGCCGCCGCCACCGCCTCCGTCGACGACCGGCGCGCCCGCCTCCAGCGCCCCTGCCACGAGCGCGCCCGCCACCAGTGCGCCCGCCACCAGTGCGCCCGCGACCGGCGGGCCCGTCACCGGCGGGCCCGTCACCGGCGGGCCGAGCACCACCGTCGCCACCTAG
- a CDS encoding cytochrome c oxidase assembly protein, with the protein MDHSGHGMTHDLPPFTLGRGLQWSADPFFLVACLLALGLYAWGVVRLRRRGDSWSVGRTVSYVAGVLTIGLMMCTGLNDYGMVMFSVHMVQHMVISMLSPILILLGAPVTLALRALPVAGKGRKGPRELLLALLHSRYMRTITHPAFTIPLFIASLYALYFTPLFDFLMGSKTGHVAMMVHFLAVGVVFFWPIIGVDPGPHRPGYLMRMLELFAGMPFHAFFGIALMMASEPMVTTFKNPPASLGIDALSDQNYAGGIAWAFSEIPSVLVLIALLFQWYGSEQRQAKRTDRAADRDGDKELEAYNAYLASLSTRER; encoded by the coding sequence ATGGACCACAGCGGGCACGGCATGACGCACGATCTGCCGCCGTTCACGCTGGGACGAGGGCTTCAGTGGTCGGCCGACCCCTTCTTCCTCGTCGCCTGCCTTCTCGCGCTCGGCCTGTACGCGTGGGGCGTTGTGCGGCTGCGACGGCGGGGGGACTCGTGGTCCGTGGGGCGGACCGTCTCCTACGTGGCCGGTGTGCTGACCATCGGGCTGATGATGTGCACGGGGCTGAACGACTACGGGATGGTCATGTTCAGCGTGCACATGGTGCAGCACATGGTGATCAGCATGCTGTCGCCGATCCTGATCCTTCTCGGCGCCCCGGTGACCCTGGCCCTGCGGGCGCTGCCGGTCGCGGGCAAGGGGCGCAAGGGGCCCCGTGAGCTGCTGCTCGCGCTGCTGCACAGCCGGTACATGCGGACCATCACGCATCCGGCGTTCACCATCCCGCTGTTCATCGCGAGCCTGTACGCGCTGTACTTCACGCCGCTGTTCGACTTCCTGATGGGGTCGAAGACCGGGCACGTCGCGATGATGGTCCACTTCCTCGCCGTCGGTGTCGTCTTCTTCTGGCCGATCATCGGCGTGGACCCGGGGCCGCACCGGCCCGGATATCTGATGCGGATGCTGGAGCTGTTCGCCGGGATGCCGTTCCACGCGTTCTTCGGCATCGCGCTGATGATGGCGTCCGAGCCCATGGTGACGACGTTCAAGAACCCGCCCGCCTCGCTCGGCATCGACGCGCTCTCCGACCAGAACTACGCCGGCGGTATCGCCTGGGCGTTCAGCGAGATTCCCTCCGTACTGGTGCTGATCGCACTGCTGTTCCAGTGGTACGGATCCGAGCAGCGGCAGGCCAAGCGCACCGACCGGGCGGCCGACCGGGACGGCGACAAGGAACTCGAGGCGTACAACGCATATCTGGCCTCTTTGAGCACCCGCGAGCGTTGA
- a CDS encoding serine/threonine-protein kinase, translating into MSSGSPTSGVGRVIAGRYLLLNPLGSGGMGHVWLAHDQRLACEVALKEIVFRDPAEAGHEREARVARARAEARHAAGLRGHPHVVTVHDVLEHDGLPWIVMEYVADAVDLRDLVETRGPLAPAECARIGLAVLDALTAGHRRGVMHRDVKPANILLAPDRDGSPCGRVLLTDYGISVQPDAGETRYTLASVLVGTAGYLAPERATGGTPTPAADLFSLGCTLYHAVEGVGPFERESHLAEVTAVVMEEPRPAVRAGALGPVLRALLAKDPGQRLSAAEAEAALSRIVTPEAEPYVRTQTDLGSQPPWAAVQAPPPPVAFSPQRGHRRERSHALRAVLACGLGLLLALGGVWYALADRSSDGGGGTQGARQPYGEAVGLTRPLRDGDCVIADWPGAQRFRGTPRLRLDPGCDSVPDGQVMAFAAAASADEARRTGAAQCEERTREIRDRLADVRSQAVVPTDGGFGAAGRRTACLVLGGNGPVYGPIGSRRAPGSAFADTATMQRRDCLDVRTNRDARLVSCRGTYDEQVLGFTRLDPDVTLSEARTESDPACARDVPPGDYGFDPSVYTAGSWTSEGPWKNGTHFVVCTVRRQNGGTMEGDES; encoded by the coding sequence ATGTCCTCAGGATCACCGACGTCGGGAGTGGGCCGGGTCATCGCCGGCCGGTATCTGCTGCTGAACCCGCTCGGCAGCGGCGGCATGGGCCATGTGTGGCTCGCCCATGACCAGAGACTCGCCTGCGAGGTCGCGCTCAAGGAGATCGTGTTCCGCGACCCGGCGGAGGCGGGCCACGAACGGGAGGCCCGGGTGGCGCGGGCCCGCGCCGAGGCCCGGCACGCGGCGGGACTGCGCGGCCACCCGCACGTGGTGACCGTGCATGACGTGCTGGAGCACGACGGACTGCCGTGGATCGTCATGGAGTACGTCGCGGACGCCGTGGACCTGCGCGACCTGGTCGAGACCCGCGGACCGCTCGCCCCGGCGGAGTGCGCCCGTATCGGCCTCGCCGTGCTCGACGCGCTGACCGCCGGGCACCGGCGGGGCGTGATGCACCGGGACGTGAAGCCGGCGAACATCCTGCTGGCGCCGGACCGCGACGGGTCGCCGTGCGGGCGCGTCCTGCTCACCGACTACGGCATCTCCGTGCAGCCGGACGCCGGGGAGACCCGGTACACGCTGGCGTCGGTGCTGGTGGGCACGGCGGGCTATCTGGCGCCGGAGAGGGCCACCGGCGGCACGCCCACCCCGGCCGCCGACCTGTTCTCCCTGGGCTGCACGCTCTACCACGCGGTGGAGGGCGTGGGGCCCTTCGAGCGGGAGTCGCATCTCGCCGAGGTGACCGCGGTGGTCATGGAGGAGCCGCGGCCCGCCGTGCGCGCCGGTGCGCTGGGTCCCGTGCTCCGGGCGCTGCTCGCGAAGGACCCCGGGCAGCGGCTGTCGGCGGCGGAGGCGGAGGCCGCGCTGTCGCGGATCGTGACGCCCGAGGCCGAGCCGTACGTGCGGACGCAGACCGACCTCGGCTCCCAGCCGCCCTGGGCGGCCGTGCAGGCGCCGCCGCCCCCCGTGGCGTTCTCGCCCCAGCGCGGCCACCGGCGGGAGCGCTCGCACGCCCTGCGGGCCGTCCTCGCCTGCGGACTGGGGCTGCTGCTGGCCCTGGGCGGGGTGTGGTACGCCCTGGCCGACCGTTCCTCGGACGGCGGGGGCGGAACCCAGGGCGCCCGGCAGCCGTACGGCGAGGCGGTGGGGCTCACCCGCCCCCTGCGCGACGGCGACTGCGTGATCGCCGACTGGCCCGGCGCGCAGCGGTTCCGGGGGACGCCCCGGCTGCGGCTGGACCCCGGCTGCGACAGCGTCCCGGACGGCCAGGTGATGGCGTTCGCCGCGGCCGCCTCCGCGGACGAGGCGCGGCGGACGGGGGCCGCGCAGTGCGAGGAGCGGACGCGGGAGATCCGGGACCGTCTCGCGGACGTCCGCAGCCAGGCCGTCGTGCCGACCGACGGGGGGTTCGGGGCCGCGGGACGGCGTACCGCGTGCCTGGTGCTGGGCGGGAACGGGCCGGTGTACGGGCCGATCGGCAGCCGGCGCGCGCCGGGCTCGGCGTTCGCGGACACGGCGACCATGCAGCGGCGGGACTGTCTGGACGTGCGCACCAACCGGGACGCCCGGCTGGTCTCCTGCCGGGGCACCTACGACGAGCAGGTGCTCGGATTCACCCGGCTGGACCCCGACGTCACGCTGTCCGAGGCGCGCACCGAGTCGGACCCGGCGTGCGCGCGTGACGTGCCGCCGGGCGACTACGGCTTCGATCCGTCCGTGTACACGGCGGGCTCCTGGACCAGCGAGGGGCCCTGGAAGAACGGCACGCATTTCGTCGTGTGCACCGTCCGCAGGCAGAACGGGGGCACCATGGAGGGGGACGAATCCTGA
- a CDS encoding 6-phosphofructokinase: protein MRIGVLTSGGDCPGLNAVIRSVVHRAVVDHGDEVIGFRDGWKGLLECDYLKLDLDAVGGILARGGTILGSSRVQPSHLRDGVERARGHVEELGLDAIIPIGGEGTLKAARLMSDAGLPIVGVPKTIDNDIAVTDVTFGFDTAVGVATEALDRLKTTAESHQRVLVVEVMGRHTGWIALHSGMAAGAHAIVVPERPFDIEELARRVGERFEAGKRFAIVVAAEGAKPAPGSMAFDEGGKDIYGHERFAGIARQLSIELEERLGKEARPVILGHVQRGGTPTAYDRVLATRFGWHAVEAVHRGEFGQMTALRGTDILMVPLAEAVETLKTVPADRYEEAECVL, encoded by the coding sequence ATGCGCATTGGTGTCCTCACGTCCGGCGGCGACTGCCCCGGCCTGAACGCCGTCATCCGGTCCGTCGTGCACCGTGCCGTCGTCGACCACGGCGACGAGGTCATCGGTTTCCGGGACGGCTGGAAGGGCCTCCTGGAGTGCGACTACCTCAAGCTCGACCTCGACGCGGTGGGCGGCATCCTGGCCCGCGGCGGCACGATCCTCGGCTCCTCCCGGGTCCAGCCCTCGCATCTGCGCGACGGCGTGGAGCGGGCCAGGGGGCATGTCGAGGAGCTCGGGCTCGACGCGATCATCCCCATCGGCGGCGAGGGCACGCTCAAGGCGGCCCGGCTGATGTCGGACGCCGGTCTGCCGATCGTCGGCGTGCCGAAGACGATCGACAACGACATCGCGGTCACGGACGTCACCTTCGGGTTCGACACGGCCGTCGGTGTCGCGACCGAGGCCCTCGACCGGCTCAAGACCACCGCCGAGTCCCACCAGCGGGTCCTCGTCGTCGAGGTCATGGGACGGCACACCGGCTGGATAGCGCTGCACTCCGGCATGGCGGCCGGTGCCCACGCCATCGTCGTGCCGGAGCGTCCCTTCGACATCGAGGAGCTGGCCCGGCGGGTCGGCGAGCGGTTCGAGGCGGGCAAGCGCTTCGCGATCGTCGTGGCGGCGGAGGGCGCCAAGCCGGCACCGGGCTCCATGGCCTTCGACGAGGGCGGCAAGGACATCTACGGGCACGAGCGCTTCGCCGGGATCGCCCGCCAGCTGTCGATCGAGCTGGAGGAGCGGCTGGGCAAGGAGGCCCGGCCGGTCATCCTCGGGCACGTGCAGCGCGGCGGTACGCCGACCGCGTACGACCGGGTGCTGGCCACCCGGTTCGGATGGCACGCGGTGGAGGCCGTGCACCGCGGGGAGTTCGGTCAGATGACCGCGCTGCGCGGCACCGACATCCTGATGGTGCCGCTGGCAGAGGCGGTCGAGACGCTGAAGACGGTCCCCGCGGACCGCTACGAGGAAGCCGAGTGCGTCCTCTAG